The Halostagnicola kamekurae sequence CCTCGGCGCGCACGTCCGAGACGAGGCCGTCGTAGACGTTCTCGAGACGGTCCGTATCGGCGGTCTCGAGGTCGACGCCGACGGTTCGGACCGCGTCGTAGCTCTCGTCGGCCGCGAGGAGACCGAACGCCGAGAGGACGCCGCCCGGTCGCGGGACGACGACGCGGTCGACCTCGAGGCTCTCGGCGAGCGCCGCCGCGTGCATCGGCCCCGCGCCGCCGAAGGCGACGAGCGCGAACGAGCGCGGATCGTGGCCCCGCTCGACGGTGACCGACCGGATCGTCCGGGTCATCGTCGCGTTCGCGACGCGGTAGACCCCGCGGGCCGCCTCGAGCGCGCTCTCGAGGCCGGCTTCATCGGCCAGTCGTTCCAGCGCGTCGTGGGCGGCCTCGACGTCGAGGGTGAACTCGCCGCCCAGTGCCGTCTCGGGGCCGATGTATCCCAGCACGACGTTCGCGTCGGTCACCGTCGGTTCGGTGCCGCCGCGGCCGTAGCAGGCCGGACCGGGCTGGGCACCCGACGACCGCGGTCCGACGCGGAGCGCGCCCCCGGCGTCGACCCAGGCGATCGATCCGCCGCCAGCGCCGACGGTGTTCACGTCGACCATCGGCGTCCGGATCGGGAGGCCGTCGATTTCGGAGTCGGTCGTCCGCTCGGCCTCGCCGTCACGGACGAGGCTCACGTCGCTCGAGGTGCCGCCCATGTCGAAGGTGACCAGTCCGTCGACAGCGGCGTCGTCGACCGTCGCCGCGGCACCGACCACGCCCGCGGCCGGCCCCGAAAGCGTCGTCGTGACCGCCTGCTGGCGAACCGTCTCGGGGTCTGCGATGCCGCCGTTGGCCTGCATGATTCGCGGCGCGGGAATGCCGGCGTCCGTCGCCTCGTCGACCAGTCGGCCGACGTAGCTGTCGATCGCCGGGCGAACGTAGGCGTCGACGGCCGTCGTCGAGGTCCGCTCGAACTCCCGGAACTCCGCGAGCACCTCGTGGGAGGCCGACACCGGAACCTCGAGTTCGTCCCGAAGAATATCGGCGACGACCCGCTCGTTCTCGGGATCCGCGTAGGCGTGGAGCAGACAGATCGCGACGCTCTCGACGTCGCGCTCGCGGAGCGTCGCGGCCAGTTCCCGAACCTCGTCGGGGTCGACCGCTCGTTCGATTCCGTCCGGCGTCGTTCGTTCGTCGAGTTCGAACCGCCGGCGTCGGGGTACGAGCGGGTCCGGCTTCTCGACCTCGAGATCGTACAGGTCGGGCCGGTCCTGTCTGCCGATCTCGAGGACGTCCCGAAAGCCCGCGGTCGTGACCAGCGCGGTCTTAGCGCCGCCGCGCTCGAGCAGGGCGTTGACCGAGACCGTCATCGCGTGGGCGAACTCGTCGATCTCGCCCGGATCGATGCCCGCGCGCTCGCAGGCCTTCTCGATCCCCTCGAGGACGCCGACGCTCTGGTCGTCGGTCGTCGGCACCTTCGCGGTGACCAGCCGATCCTCGACCGAGAGCGCCACGTCGGTGAACGTGCCGCCCACGTCGACGCCGACTCGAGTCTCCGCCGCGCTCGAGTCGCCTGAATTACCGCCGCTCGAGCGTTCCGAGTGGCCGTCGCTCGAGCGTTCCGGTCCATCGCCCGCCGGAGTCCCGTCGTGCGTTGGTTGGTCCGATTCGATTCCGTCCGTCATGTCTGATTCGTTCATGTGAGAGGTGGAAAGATAATGCTGGTGCGTTCGTTACGCGAGAAGCACGTCGTACAGCGTCTGGAGACCGAGCCCGACGACGACCAGCGTGATCACCGCGCCGAGGACGTTCTGGAGCGTCCCGTTCGTGTACTCGCCGAGCAGGGTCTCGTTGTTCATCGCGTAGATCAGGAAGACCGCGAGGATCGGCAGCAAAAGGCCGTTCGCGACCTGTGCGAAGACGATGATCTCCACTGGGCTGTAATCGAGCGCCGAGAAGACGATCCCGACGCCGAGGATCGCGATCCAGATCGCCCGGAACCGCGTCGACGTGAGGTCACGTTCCCAGCCCAGCGCGCCAGCGGTCGCGTAGGCTCCGGCCAGCGGCGCGCTCATCGCGCTCGTAAAGCCGGCGGCGAACAGCCCGATCGCGAAGAAGGTCATCGCGTACCCGCCGAAGACCGGCTCTAACTGGTCGGCCATCTCGCCGACGTTTTCGATCGTGGTTCCCTCGGGGAACACCGCCGCCGCGGTTACGACGATCGAGGTCGTGATGATCCCGCCGATGGCGACCATCGCGATGGTGTCGGTACGACACTCGGCGAGGTCCTCCGGACCGTCCCAGCGCTCTTGGACGGTGCTCGCGTGAAGGAACAGGTTGTAGCCGACGACGGTCGTTCCGACGAGGCCAGCGATCAGGTAGGCCGATCCGTCCGGAACGCGCGGAACGAGTCCGCCGGCGATGGCTCCGAAATCCGGCCGGACCATGATCGCGTTGACGACGAACGCCAGCCCCATGATCGTGACGAGACCGATGAACACCCGTTCGATCAGCTTGTAGTTGCCCGTCCAGAGCAACGCACCCGCGACGATGCCGATTAGCGGCCCCCAGACGGTCTCGCTAACGCCGGTGATGGTGGCCAATCCCGCAGCGCCGCCGACGATGTTGCCGGTCTGGAACGCCGCCGTTCCGATGCCGATCGCGGCGACCACCAATCCGACGGTGACCGTCCTGACGATCGGGTTCGAAAACTCGTTTCGAAGCGCTTCCCCCAGTCCTTCTCGAGAAACGAGCCCGAGCCGGGCGCTCATCTCCTGGAGGACCATCGTCGCGACGATCGAGAACGCGATAGTCCATAACAGGAGATAGGCGTACTCGGCTCCGATGACGCTCGCTGTCGTTACTGTACCCGGTCCCACGAACGCCGCCGCGACCAGCGCCCCCGGACCGATCGCCTTGAGTTGTTCTACGATGCCCATGTGCGATATCCACTCACATCCCTCTCTGTAATCGACAAAAGGGTTGTTGAGAGTCGATCATACGAGATGCGGTACGCGTTCGCATACGCCGATCTCGTATGAACTCGTATGAGGATCTATGAAAGCGTATGATGTGGTCTCGAGCAGAAGCCTCGATCGGAAAGCGCAACTCCGGTCGAAACGAGTGCTACTCCAGTCGGAACGAGTACCACTTTCGACAGAACGAGCGCTACTTCGATCGAAACGAACCCGGTCCGTTGATCGCGCGCCGCCGCCCACTCACTCGGCCGATCGACGTTCGGTGATGAGTACCTTCGACAGCCCCTGATCGATCTCGAGATCGACCGGCAGGTCGACCGTGCTGCGCTCGATGAACCGCGTCATGAACCAGCGGATCGGCTCGGACGCGAAGACGATCTGATAGACGCCCTCTCCCTGTGACCGAACGGCGAGGAAACCACAGAACGACAGCCACTCGAGCAGTTCTTCGACGCTCTCGAATCGCTCTGCGTACTCGTGAGCGTGGTAGTCTGAAACTCGATCCGCTGCCTCGACGAACTCGGGGTCAGGGTCGCCCGCCTCGTATAAATGCTCGAGAAAACAGTGCAGGAAGTCGACGTCGAGCAGCACGTGCTCGCCCGAGGAGAGCATCTGGTAGTACTGCTCTAAATTGTCGCTCGGTCGCCCGCTTGCCGCCTCGAAGTTCGCCGCGTAGAACGCGAGCGCCCGTCGAACCACCTCGCTCTGCCCGTTGTCGGTCTGGGACATGAGCGACTCGAGTGCCGTCTCCGCGTCGTCGTCGAGCGATACCGTCATTCGGCGCGTCATACGTTCGGGGAGGGATTCCAGCGGGATAACTGTCCGCACACGCGCTTGTGGAGCCACATCTCGAAAGGCCACCTCGCGCACGCGAGCGCACAGCGCACGCACACCCGCGCTATCCGGCGGTTTCGGGCGAATTTCGGCGAAAGCGTTATCCCAATCTCGGTCGTACCGAGCGATCATGAGAGATGGATTCGGCTCGGGAGGTGAGCGACCGTGGAGCTGATAATCACGGAGAAGGACAACGCTGCGCGGCGCATCGCCGAAATCCTGAGCGGGGGCTCGATGGACTCGAGTCGCGAGAACGGGGTGAACGTCTACGAGTGGGGCGGCAAGCGCTGCGTGGGACTGTCGGGCCACGTCGTCGGTGTGGACTTCCCGCCGGAGTACTCCGACTGGCGAGACGTCGAACCCGCGGAACTGATCGACGCGAGCGTCGAGAAGACGCCGACCAAGGAGAACATCGTCGCGACGCTGCGAATTCTCGCGCGGAAGGCGGAACGGGCGACGATCGCGACGGACTACGATCGCGAGGGCGAACTCATCGGCAAGGAGGCCTACGAGATCGTCGAGGAGGCGAACGACGACATTCCCATTCGTCGGGTGCGATTCTCCTCGATCACCGAAAACGAGGTCAAATCGGCGTTCGACGAACCCGACGAACTCGACTTCGACCTCGCCGCTGCCGGCGAGGCTCGCCAGATCATCGACCTGATCTGGGGCGCGTCGCTGACCCGTTTCCTCTCGCTTTCCTCGGGCCAACTGGGCAACGACTTCATCTCCGTCGGGCGAGTCC is a genomic window containing:
- a CDS encoding hydantoinase/oxoprolinase family protein, whose translation is MNESDMTDGIESDQPTHDGTPAGDGPERSSDGHSERSSGGNSGDSSAAETRVGVDVGGTFTDVALSVEDRLVTAKVPTTDDQSVGVLEGIEKACERAGIDPGEIDEFAHAMTVSVNALLERGGAKTALVTTAGFRDVLEIGRQDRPDLYDLEVEKPDPLVPRRRRFELDERTTPDGIERAVDPDEVRELAATLRERDVESVAICLLHAYADPENERVVADILRDELEVPVSASHEVLAEFREFERTSTTAVDAYVRPAIDSYVGRLVDEATDAGIPAPRIMQANGGIADPETVRQQAVTTTLSGPAAGVVGAAATVDDAAVDGLVTFDMGGTSSDVSLVRDGEAERTTDSEIDGLPIRTPMVDVNTVGAGGGSIAWVDAGGALRVGPRSSGAQPGPACYGRGGTEPTVTDANVVLGYIGPETALGGEFTLDVEAAHDALERLADEAGLESALEAARGVYRVANATMTRTIRSVTVERGHDPRSFALVAFGGAGPMHAAALAESLEVDRVVVPRPGGVLSAFGLLAADESYDAVRTVGVDLETADTDRLENVYDGLVSDVRAEASDPDAARIERTADCRYAGQSFELSVSVGERFDPAAVAERFHDAHEQAYGYAMDETIEVVNLRATATVDGPDPLVRHDGDGEARIGTRDAHFPGHGTRETGVYERDSLEPGAPIEGPAVLEQAESTTVVPPAWSGEILEDGTLVMTRAESTTGGPGQ
- a CDS encoding Nramp family divalent metal transporter, which produces MGIVEQLKAIGPGALVAAAFVGPGTVTTASVIGAEYAYLLLWTIAFSIVATMVLQEMSARLGLVSREGLGEALRNEFSNPIVRTVTVGLVVAAIGIGTAAFQTGNIVGGAAGLATITGVSETVWGPLIGIVAGALLWTGNYKLIERVFIGLVTIMGLAFVVNAIMVRPDFGAIAGGLVPRVPDGSAYLIAGLVGTTVVGYNLFLHASTVQERWDGPEDLAECRTDTIAMVAIGGIITTSIVVTAAAVFPEGTTIENVGEMADQLEPVFGGYAMTFFAIGLFAAGFTSAMSAPLAGAYATAGALGWERDLTSTRFRAIWIAILGVGIVFSALDYSPVEIIVFAQVANGLLLPILAVFLIYAMNNETLLGEYTNGTLQNVLGAVITLVVVGLGLQTLYDVLLA
- a CDS encoding ribbon-helix-helix protein, CopG family, giving the protein MTRRMTVSLDDDAETALESLMSQTDNGQSEVVRRALAFYAANFEAASGRPSDNLEQYYQMLSSGEHVLLDVDFLHCFLEHLYEAGDPDPEFVEAADRVSDYHAHEYAERFESVEELLEWLSFCGFLAVRSQGEGVYQIVFASEPIRWFMTRFIERSTVDLPVDLEIDQGLSKVLITERRSAE